In Pithys albifrons albifrons isolate INPA30051 chromosome 16, PitAlb_v1, whole genome shotgun sequence, a genomic segment contains:
- the LDAF1 gene encoding lipid droplet assembly factor 1, whose amino-acid sequence MSKEMQELQRQWHSVVQIIHSNANVVAFMNSRVGQYLDDHPFIALSLLMFIAVSAIPVAFFLIFVVTTTVMACIGVIVMEGVVIAIGGITLLCVLCGLGALSLGVSGVLSVSYVSLSTLVNYWCASRDEIKKQDVNGSLPQKKPGLDVSANNVKSE is encoded by the exons ATGTCCAAAGAAATGCAGGAACTTCAGAGGCAATGGCACTCCGTGGTGCAAATCATCCACAGCAATGCAAAT GTTGTCGCATTTATGAATTCTCGTGTTGGCCAATATTTAGATGACCATCCTTTTATTGCCTTGTCACTCCTGATGTTTATTGCAGTGTCTGCTATTCCTGTTgcatttttcctgatttttgttgttacaACAACTGTGATGGCCTGCATTGGTGTGATAGTCATGGAAG GTGTTGTAATAGCCATTGGTGGCATAACCCTCCTTTGTGTGCTGTGTGGCCTTGGGGCACTTTCCCTGGGAGTTTCTGGAGTCCTGAGTGTTTCTTACGTTTCACTTTCAACTCTAGTCAACTACTGGTGTGCTTCAAG GGATGAGATAAAGAAGCAAGATGTTAATGGAAGTTTACCACAGAAGAAGCCTGGCTTGGATGTGTCTGCCAATAATGTAAAGAGCGAATAA
- the ZP2 gene encoding zona pellucida sperm-binding protein 2, producing the protein MGLFVQQQCWRMWLLLLFGFLLPLVPCADGLGDQDLLKNVTCHRDGMEVEFSRELGNYSWHVCIVDVSGDELVSCDHTVDYERLMLSVLFDNCTSLENGQHKLMLRLMVNDTMGEERNVTYRAHCDGVHGDELVTPVSAGATNCTKDFMAVTFPGLMSSLSNEHMVPAIPMSWTLSVDDGTTIHQLSFEQALQQGYNFLVDGHSLLFQVAFTATGVVSYKHNDRVLYTVALKLTYGPPEHRLTVESRMLCAPGPAICNATHMTVAIPAFPGILMAVDVEDKTIPMDQLQENGITLDTQRGVRLYISKGVLKSRLRGESCSGLQFYVSSLKLAFHFHGETVAMVMHPECPCDQHTPIAALCTQDGHMDFEILADSTTPVLDLDTLRLRDPVCRPAFKSSLNDRVWFHVPLNGCGTRHWFDGEKIVYENEVRALQTDLPLGTISRNSELRLTVLCSFSSGDASLFIKVHNHPPLASSVNRGPLSLALLSYPEDSYRQPYREDQYPLVRYLRQPLFLEVQVLNRNDPNLHLVLDDCWATASHEPSSLPQWNIVVDGCEYDLDSYRTVFHPVGRGVSYANYRQRLEVKTFAFVSGDKALSGLVYFHCSVLLCDRFHPDSPLCLARCPRPSRSKRESGMSDANSALVSLQGPVLFLPQGWSTTQGSALLSEDIWAVFAMTAVGILSLVATMLLFLALFKCLKRRAYMVNVVH; encoded by the exons ATGGGATTGTTTgtacagcagcagtgctggaggatgTG GTTGCTGCTCCTGTTTGGATTTTTGCTGCCTTTAGTCCCTTGTGCTGATGGCCTGGGGGATCAGGATCTCTTGA AGAATGTGACCTGTCATAGGGATGGGATGGAAGTTGAGTTTTCCAGAGAGCTTGGCAACTACTCCTGGCATGTGTGTATTGTTG ATGTGAGTGGTGACGAGCTCGTGTCCTGTGACCACACTGTGGATTATGAGAGGCTGATGCTCAGTGTCCTGTTTGACAACTGCACTAGCCTGGAG AATGGTCAGCACAAGTTAATGTTGAGGCTGATGGTGAATGACACAATGGGTGAGGAGAGGAATGTAACCTACAGAGCTCACTGTGATGGTGTTCATGGAGATGAACTTGTTACTCCTGTCTCTGCTGGTGCAACGAACTGTACAAAAGACTTCATGGCA GTTACTTTCCCAGGACTCATGTCAAGCCTCAGCAACGAGCATATG GTTCCAGCAATTCCAATGTCCTGGACTCTGTCAGTTGATGATGGAACCACAATACATCAACTGAGCTTTGAGCAAGCATTGCAGCAAGGCTACAACTTTCTAGTTGATGGCCACAGCCTGCTCTTTCAGGTGGCCTTTACTGCCACTGGAGTTGTGTCCTACAAG CACAATGATAGGGTGCTCTACACTGTGGCACTCAAGCTCACGTATGGCCCTCCTGAACATAGGCTGACTGTGGAGTCAAGAATGCTTTGTGCACCAG GTCCAGCAATCTGCAATGCAACACATATGACTGTTGCCATCCCAGCATTTCCAGGAATCCTTATGGCTGTGGATGTAGAGGATAAAACCATCCCCATGGATCAGCTGCAGGAAAATGGAATCACTCTGGACACACAAAGAGGGGTCAGGCTGTATATTAGCAAGGGAGTCTTGAAGTCCAGG CTGCGTGGGGAGAGCTGCTCAGGACTTCAGTTCTATGTGTCCTCTTTGAAACTGGCTTTTCACTTCCATGGGGAGACCGTGGCAATGGTGATGCACCCAGAGTGCCCCTGTGACCAGCACACACCAATAG CTGCTCTATGCACCCAAGATGGCCACATGGATTTTGAAATTCTTGCTGATAGTACGACACCAGTGCTGGATCTGGATACACTTCGGCTCAGAGACCCTGTGTGCAGGCCAGCCTTCAAGTCCTCCCTGAATGACAGGGTTTGGTTTCATGTCCCACTGAATGGGTGTGGGACCAGGCATTGG TTTGATGGGGAGAAGATTGTTTATGAGAATGAGGTGAGGGCATTACAAACAGACCTTCCACTAGGCACGATCTCAAGGAACAGTGAACTCAG GCTTACAGTCCTGTGCTCCTTCAGCAGTGGTGATGCCTCCCTCTTTATAAAAGTACACAACCATCCTCCTCTGGCTTCTTCAGTGAACAGAGGTCCCCTCTCCTTAGCTCTTCTGAGCTACCCAG AGGACTCCTACAGGCAGCCATACCGTGAGGATCAGTATCCACTAGTGAGGTACCTACGGCAGCCCCTCTTCCTGGAAGTTCAGGTCCTGAACCGCAATGATCCCAACCTCCATCTGGTGTTGGATGACTGCTGGGCAACAGCTTCACATGAGCCAAGCTCACTTCCTCAGTGGAATATTGTTGTTGATGG CTGTGAGTATGACCTGGACAGCTACAGGACTGTGTTTCATCCTGTGGGGCGTGGGGTCAGCTATGCCAACTATCGCCAAAGGCTGGAAGTGAAGACTTTTGCCTTTGTCTCTGGTGACAAAGCCTTGTCTGGCTTA GTGTACTTCCACTGCAGTGTTCTGCTCTGTGACCGTTTCCACCCGGACTCCCCCCTGTGCTTGGCAAGGTGCCCGAGGCCATCTAGAAGCAAGCGAG AGAGTGGGATGTCAGATGCAAACTCTGCCTTGGTGAGCTTGCAGGGTCCTGTCCTTTTTCTGCCACAAGGATGGTCCACAACCCAAG GGAGCGCTCTCTTGAGTGAGGATATATGGGCTGTCTTTGCAATGACTGCTGTTGGTATTCTCTCTCTGGTGGCCACAATGCTACTATTTTTGGCTCTTTTTAAATGCCTAAAGAGAAGAGCATACATGGTAAATGTGGTACATTAA